The DNA region GTACCTGGATGTCCCGCATCACGCAGGACTGGCTCGTCCTGAGCCTCACCGGGTCCGCCGCCGCCGTCGGCATCACCACGGCCCTCCAGTTCCTCCCCATGCTTCTGTTCGGCCTCTACGGCGGTGTCATCGCGGACCGCCTCCCGAAGCGGAAGCTCCTTCTCTTCAGCCAGGCGGCGCTCGGCCTGTGCGGGATCGCCCTCGCGGTGCTCACGCTCTCCGGTGTCGTGCAGGTGTGGCACGTCTACCTCATCGCGTTCCTGCTCGGCATGGTGACGGTGGTCGACAACCCGGCCCGCCAGTCGTTCGTGTCCGAGATGGTCGGACCCGCCCAGCTGCGCAACGCGGTCAGCCTCAACTCGGCGAACTTCCAGTCCGCCCGGCTCATCGGCCCGGCCGTCGCCGGTGTCCTGATCACCACGGTCGGCAGCGGCTGGGCCTTCATGTTCAACGGCCTGTCGTTCCTCGCCCCGCTCGTCGGCCTGCTGATGATGCGTACGAGCGAACTGCACAAGGCCGTCGTCGTACCGCGCGCCAAGGGACAGCTGAGGGAGGGCCTGCGCTACGTCTCCGGCCACCCCGAGCTGATCTGGCCGATCGTCCTGGTCGGCTTCGTCGGCACGTTCGGGTTCAACTTCCCGATCTGGCTCACGGCCTTCGCGGACGAGATCTTCCACGGCGGCGCCGGGATGTACTCGTTCTTCAACATCCTCATGGCGGCCGGCTCCCTCGCCGGTGCCCTGCTCGCCGCCCGCCGCCGCTCCTCCCGGCTGCGGATGCTGGTGGCCGCGGGCACGGCGTTCGGTCTGCTGGAGATCATCGCGTCCCTGTCGCCGTCCGTCTGGCTCTTCTCGATCCTGCTGGTCCCGATCGGCATGATCGGCCTGACGACCAACATCAGCGCGAACACGAGCGTCCAGATGGCCGCCGACCCGGCCATGCGCGGCCGGGTCATGAGCCTCTACATGATGGTCTTCGCCGGTGGTACGCCGGTGGGCGCCCCGATCGTCGGCTGGATCAGCGACGCCTACGGGGTCCGTACGGGCATGGCCGTCGGCGGCGCGTTCTCGCTGGTGGCCGCGCTCGGCGTCGGCCTGATGCTGGCCCGCGTCGGCGGCCTGCGCCTCCGCGTCGACCTGCGACCGGGCCGCCCGCACGTCCGGTTCGTCCCACGGGAGGAGCTGGCCACGGCGGCCGAGACGCGCCGGTACGGTGCGACACTCGGCGCATGAGCCGTCTCAGACTCTTCGTTGCCGTGCTGCCGCCCGCCCCCGCCGTCGAGGAACTGCGCCGCGCCGTCGCCCCACTGCACGCGCTTCCCGAGGCCGAGGGTCTTCGCTGGACCGGTGTGCCCGGCTGGCACTTCACGCTCGCCTTCCTCGGGCCCGTGGACGAGGAACTGCTGCCCGAACTGGAGGAGCGCCTCGCGCGGGCCGCCCGCCGCACCGACCCCTTCCCGCTGCGCATCCACGGCGTCGGCCGGTTCGGCGGGCGGGCGCTCTGGGTCGGGGCCGCGGGCGCGATCGACACGCTGCGGCTCCTCGCCGAGCGCGCCGACGCCGCCGCCCGCCGCACCGGCATCCCGATGGACGAGCACCGCCGCTACCACCCGCACCTCACCCTCGCCCGCAGCCGCCGCGCCGAGGTCGACCTGCGGCCCTGCGTCGAGGCGCTCGGGAGCTTCGAGGGAACCGGCTGGGAGGTGGGCGAGATGGCCCTCGTACGCAGCAATCTGCCGGACTCGGGGGTGCCGGGCGAGCAGCCCAGGTACGAGGTGGTCGCATCCTGGTCGCTGGGGCACTGAGGGCGGCGGTTACTCTCGGAGGGTGGATCCGAAGACCAGAAACCGCATCATGGCGGCCGTGCTCGTGCTGATGTTCGTCGTCGTCGCCGTGGCGGCCGCCGCCGGGGCGTGATCCGGCCGACCTCCGTCAGCGTCCGTGCCGCAGTCGGCGGATCCGGCGACGAAGGCCCCGCAGCGGCCGGCGCGCGGTCTCCCGCCGACGGCGTACGCCCTCCCCGGCAGGCGGCACCGGCCGCCATGCGCCATCCGGCGACAGGACCGGGACCTGGCGTTCCGCCTGTGCCCTGATCTCGTGGTACGCCTGGTGGGCGGTGCCCTGGTAGGCCTCGTTGTAGGAGGCCAGGGCCGCGCTCAGGGCCGAGCCCGCGACGCCGCGACGCCGGGCGACGATCGCCAGCCAGGTGAAGAAGCCCATCACGGCGGCCGGCGCGGTGACGATCACGAGCGGCGGAACGAGTTCACCCATGGCATGAGGGCAAGAGCGCCCGCCCCGGCCGCGCACCCCCTCCTCATCGGACGGCGAGGGCCCGCGCGGTCTCCCCGGCGAACGCCTCCGGGTTGTCCAGCATGATGTTGTGCCCGCACTCCGGGACCGCCACGACCCGTACCCCGTGTTCGACGAGCGTCTCCTCGCCGGGCAGCGGCCCGTCGCCCTGCGGCCGCAAGAAGGTGCGCGGAATCTTCAGCTCCAGCAGCAGTTCGCGCATCGTCGGCGTCGTCCCCCGGGCGAGCTGCACCGCGCTGCGGTGCAGCGCCTCGCGGCCCGCCAGGCGCATGGTCGCCCACCAGTGCGGCCCCACCCGGTCGCGCACCTCTGACCAGCCGTGCGACAGGAACTCCTCCTCCGAGTACGCCGCGATGCCGCTGCTGCCCGGCCGGGCGGGGTCGGGGGCGATCGGGTCCAGATTGGCGTCGACCAGCACCAGCCGGGCCACCAGGCGCGGATGGCGCGCCGCGAGCACGATGGCCACCGCGCCGCCCATGCTGTGCGCGATCACGTCCGTGTCGTACGCGCCGGCCGCCTCCAGCGCCGCCGCCACCGCGTCGGCGTGCTCCTCCAGCGTGTAGCCGAGCTCCGTGGGGCGGTCACTGATCCCGAAGCCGAGCAGGTCCATGAGCAGCGACCGGTTGCCGGCCAGCAGGGGATGGACGGCGCTCGTGGTGAAGTACGGGCCGGACGAGGCCCCGAGCCCGTGCAGATAGACCCGGGTACGGGTACTGCCGGGCCGGCCGGGAAGCTCCACCCACCTGATGCGCGCGCCGTCGGCGGTCACCTGTGCGTTGTGCATGTCGTCCTCCTCGCCATCGCCCTGGCCATCGCCAAGCATCGGGACGACTATACATCGGCGTCGATGTATAAGGTCGTCGGAGAGGAGTCGGGGAGGATACGCACATGCTGGAACTGGCCATCCTTGGATTTCTGTACGAGCAACCGCTGCACGGCTACGAGCTGAAGCGCCGGGTCGCCCACCTCACCGGACACGTCCGCCCCATCGCGGACGGCACGCTGTACCCGGCGATCAAGCGCCTGGAGCGCGCCGGATGGCTGGAGCGCCGCACCGAACCCGGCAGCAGGGCCGCCCCCCGCCACACCCTCACCCTGACCGGCCCGGGACGCGAGGAGTTGCGGCGACGCCTGCGGGAGGCCGACGAGGTGGACATCAGCGACGAGAACCGCTGGTTCACCGTCCTCGCCTTCCTGCGCCATCTGCCGTCCCCGGCCGAGCAGGCGGACGTGCTGCGGCGGCGGCTCGCGTTCCTGGAGGAGCCGAGCAGCTTCTTCTACGAGGGGGAGCGGCCGCTCGGCGCCGAGTCGTTCGACGACCCGTTCCGGC from Streptomyces sp. NBC_01591 includes:
- the thpR gene encoding RNA 2',3'-cyclic phosphodiesterase, translating into MSRLRLFVAVLPPAPAVEELRRAVAPLHALPEAEGLRWTGVPGWHFTLAFLGPVDEELLPELEERLARAARRTDPFPLRIHGVGRFGGRALWVGAAGAIDTLRLLAERADAAARRTGIPMDEHRRYHPHLTLARSRRAEVDLRPCVEALGSFEGTGWEVGEMALVRSNLPDSGVPGEQPRYEVVASWSLGH
- a CDS encoding PadR family transcriptional regulator, whose amino-acid sequence is MLELAILGFLYEQPLHGYELKRRVAHLTGHVRPIADGTLYPAIKRLERAGWLERRTEPGSRAAPRHTLTLTGPGREELRRRLREADEVDISDENRWFTVLAFLRHLPSPAEQADVLRRRLAFLEEPSSFFYEGERPLGAESFDDPFRRGLLRIARATSEAELSWLGQMLKELDAP
- a CDS encoding MFS transporter, with amino-acid sequence MSTGSGADSAPAPTSTHESKPGGTFSSLKIRNYRLFATGAVISNTGTWMSRITQDWLVLSLTGSAAAVGITTALQFLPMLLFGLYGGVIADRLPKRKLLLFSQAALGLCGIALAVLTLSGVVQVWHVYLIAFLLGMVTVVDNPARQSFVSEMVGPAQLRNAVSLNSANFQSARLIGPAVAGVLITTVGSGWAFMFNGLSFLAPLVGLLMMRTSELHKAVVVPRAKGQLREGLRYVSGHPELIWPIVLVGFVGTFGFNFPIWLTAFADEIFHGGAGMYSFFNILMAAGSLAGALLAARRRSSRLRMLVAAGTAFGLLEIIASLSPSVWLFSILLVPIGMIGLTTNISANTSVQMAADPAMRGRVMSLYMMVFAGGTPVGAPIVGWISDAYGVRTGMAVGGAFSLVAALGVGLMLARVGGLRLRVDLRPGRPHVRFVPREELATAAETRRYGATLGA
- a CDS encoding alpha/beta fold hydrolase, with the protein product MHNAQVTADGARIRWVELPGRPGSTRTRVYLHGLGASSGPYFTTSAVHPLLAGNRSLLMDLLGFGISDRPTELGYTLEEHADAVAAALEAAGAYDTDVIAHSMGGAVAIVLAARHPRLVARLVLVDANLDPIAPDPARPGSSGIAAYSEEEFLSHGWSEVRDRVGPHWWATMRLAGREALHRSAVQLARGTTPTMRELLLELKIPRTFLRPQGDGPLPGEETLVEHGVRVVAVPECGHNIMLDNPEAFAGETARALAVR